The following proteins are co-located in the Palaemon carinicauda isolate YSFRI2023 chromosome 3, ASM3689809v2, whole genome shotgun sequence genome:
- the LOC137637431 gene encoding insulin-like growth factor-binding protein complex acid labile subunit, whose product MVLCTLLEGVLTCPRECRCSLDERGRQSVRCEDGGTSDKLPVMDMGEDTEVLVISAPHYNPNTLTLGPIFKGLRQLEEIHITRSKIPALGLTRFGGLHKLHILNLTRNHISALMDTNFRGADVLRHLDLSLNRIQSAPSAVFRHVRHIRTLSLANNMVPELMPRVFFGLARLERLDLSFNPLGDLQPERFTDVPDLKQLYCSGCGLMSISSSLLQTLPELRELDLSKNRLTQVPPGIASNFLPHLIHLRLDGNHISFIERGAISGSPITHLHLSHNRISRLEVGSFFNSSLKHLDLAYNRLAHLENNALDDVLDDLHEINLPGNSLHVDQLLSILPKARQIRHLGLGDMGLTKLPPELLRHSRHLCHLNISANYLTSLSTDVLHNAPHLYSLDLSMNAIWGLDSMLVAAINPASELRTLRLEGNPFVH is encoded by the coding sequence ATGGTCTTATGTACGTTGTTAGAAGGTGTGCTGACATGTCCCAGAGAATGCAGGTGCTCCCTCGATGAGCGCGGTCGTCAGAGTGTAAGATGTGAGGACGGTGGAACGAGCGACAAGCTCCCTGTAATGGATATGGGCGAAGACACTGAAGTACTAGTGATATCGGCTCCCCATTACAATCCGAACACTCTTACCCTAGGGCCAATCTTCAAAGGCCTTAGACAACTCGAAGAAATTCATATAACACGTTCCAAGATTCCTGCATTGGGGCTCACTCGTTTTGGGGGCCTTCATAAGTTACATATTCTCAACCTTACTCGAAATCATATCTCCGCTTTGATGGATACAAACTTCAGAGGAGCTGATGTATTACGTCATCTGGACTTGAGCCTAAATCGCATTCAGTCTGCACCTTCTGCAGTCTTCCGGCATGTGCGGCACATAAGGACTCTCTCGCTTGCTAACAACATGGTTCCAGAATTAATGCCAAGAGTCTTCTTTGGCTTGGCCAGGCTAGAAAGACTTGATCTTAGTTTCAACCCCCTTGGAGATTTACAGCCAGAGAGATTTACAGACGTCCCCGATTTGAAGCAACTCTACTGTTCAGGTTGTGGTCTAATGTCAATCAGTAGCAGCCTTCTCCAGACTTTACCAGAACTGCGTGAGCTTGATCTCAGCAAGAATCGTTTAACGCAGGTACCACCCGGAATAGCCTCAAATTTCCTACCACATCTGATTCACCTGAGATTAGATGGAAATCATATATCTTTTATTGAAAGAGGAGCCATTTCTGGGTCACCCATCACACACCTCCACCTTTCCCATAATAGAATCAGTCGTCTAGAAGTTGGATCTTTCTTCAACAGTTCACTGAAGCATCTGGACTTAGCGTATAACAGATTAGCCCATTTAGAAAACAACGCTCTAGATGACGTTCTTGATGATTTACATGAAATTAATCTACCAGGTAACTCTTTACATGTTGACCAGTTATTATCTATCTTGCCCAAGGCTCGCCAAATTCGCCACCTGGGTCTTGGGGACATGGGGTTGACAAAGCTTCCTCCTGAACTACTGCGACATTCCCGTCATCTGTGCCATTTGAATATATCAGCTAATTATCTAACTTCACTGTCCACAGATGTATTGCACAATGCTCCACATCTTTATTCTCTCGACCTATCAATGAACGCAATTTGGGGATTAGATAGCATGCTGGTGGCCGCTATTAACCCAGCTAGTGAACTTAGAACTCTCCGTTTGGAAGGAAACCCTTTTGTACATTGA